A single region of the Kwoniella botswanensis chromosome 1, complete sequence genome encodes:
- a CDS encoding orotate phosphoribosyltransferase, with protein MSAARELNQEKIAFIEAAIEHGVLLFGEFTLKSGRKSPYFFNAGLLYTGSLLSSTSKAYAKILTSSRIPEFDVLFGPAYKGIALAAITAVDLSRAGREVGFAYNRKEKKDHGEGGVLVGSPLKGRIVIIDDVLTRGTAIREAIEIIKSQPEATLVGVVQLVDRQERGTGDKSTVQEVEEEFGVPIEPILNLQDIIAYLEKKGGYTKELEDIKEYRKNYGIEL; from the exons ATGTCAGCCGCAAGGGAACTCAACCAAGAAAAAATAGCATTCATCGAAGCCGCTATCGAGCATGGGGTATTGTTATTTGGAGAGTTCACTTTGAAATcgggaag AAAATCACCATACTTCTTTAACGCCGGTCTCCTCTACACTGGAtccctcctctcttccacatccaaaGCATACGCCAAGATCCTCACTTCATCACGTATACCCGAATTCGACGTGTTGTTCGGTCCGGCATATAAGGGGATTGCGCTGGCTGCTATCACAGCGGTGGATTTGAGTAGAGCAGGAAGGGAAGTAGGATTTGCATACAataggaaggagaagaaggat CACGGCGAAGGAGGTGTTCTCGTCGGATCCCCACTCAAAGGTCgaatcgtcatcatcgacgATGTCCTCACTAGAGGTACAGCCATAAGAGAAGCCATCGAAATAATCAAATCTCAACCTGAAGCCACCCTCGTTGGGGTAGTACAACTTGTTGATCGACAAGAGAGAGGTACAGGAGACAAGTCGACGGTccaagaggttgaagaggaatttggcGTTCCGATTGAACCTATCTTGAATTTACAGGATATCATTGCGTACCttgagaagaaagggggATACACTAAGGAGTTGGAGGATATCAAAGAGTATAGAAAGAACTATGGGATTGAACTTTAG
- a CDS encoding ribosomal protein S8.e: MGITRDSRHKRSASGARRAHYRKKRKFELGRQPAMTKLDSSKRIHEVRTRGGNTKYRALRLDSGNFAWGSEHVTRKTRLLTVRYNATNNELLRTQTLVKSAVVDVDATPFRQWYEAHYAQPVSRASKNAAATEEKAEVKQSNHVKRVLEERKKDAKIDPLLEQQFRAGRLLAIITSRPGQSGRADGYILEGKELEFYNRKLQVRKAKHAA, translated from the exons ATGGGTATTACTCGTGATTCGCGCCACAAGCGCTCTGCTTCCGGTGCTCGAAGAGCCCACTA ccgaaagaagagaaagtttGAGTTGGGTAGACAACCCGCCATGACCAAGCTCGACTCTTCAAAGAGGATCCACGAGGTTCGAACTCGAGGTGGTAACACCAAGTACAGAGCTCTCCGATTGGACTCTGGAAACTTTGCTTGGGGTTCCGAACATGTTACTAGAAAGACTAGATTGTTGACTGTT CGATACAACGCCACCAACAACGAGTTGCTCCGAACCCAAACCCTCGTAAAATCTGCTGTTGTCGACGTTGATGCCACTCCTTTCAGACAATGGTACGAAGCTCAC TACGCTCAACCCGTCTCCCGAGCTAGCAAGAACGCTGCTGCCACTGAAGAGAAGGCTGAGGTGAAACAATCCAACCACGTCAAGAGAGTCCTCGAAGAACGAAAGAAGGATGCCAAGATTGATCCCCTCCTCGAACAACAATTCAGAGCCGGTCGATTACTCGCTATCATTACTTCCAGACCTGGTCAATCAGGTAGAGCTGATGGTTATATCCTTGAGGGTAAGGAGTTGGAG TTCTACAACAGAAAACTCCAAGTCCGAAAGGCCAAGCACGCTGCTTAA